The following are encoded together in the Erwinia sp. E602 genome:
- the uca gene encoding urea carboxylase, translated as MFHTVLIANRGEIACRAIRTLKRLGIKSVAVFSDADRNALHVKDADEAIALGGDKASDSYLRIDKILAAAEASGAQAVWPGYGFLSESLAFADACEQAGLVFIGPTAQQIGEFGLKHRARELAAEAGVPMTPGTPLLASLDAALLAAAEVGYPVMLKSTAGGGGIGLTRCADAAALSQAWESVRRLGEQFFSDAGVFLERCIDRARHIEVQIFGDGHGKVVALGERDCSLQRRNQKVVEETPAPHLPAATRDALLAAAVRLGERVSYRSAGTVEFIYDAEQDAFYFLEVNTRLQVEHPVTECVTGLDLLACMLQVAAGDAIDWDRLQQPPQGASIEVRLYAEDPLKNFQPSPGTLTHVSFPHDVRVDSAVASGSEVSPWYDPMIAKLIVHADTREAALEKMQAALAATQLHGIATNLDYLRQIVAADAFRSGEVWTRWLDGFSAASPVIEVLQPGTFSTVQDYPGRLGYWDIGVPPSGPMDDQAFRLANRIVGNHAAAAGLEFTLQGPTLRFHSAALIALTGADCPADLDGQPVAYWQPVQVRAGQTLTLGRAQQGCRTYLAVRNGLDVPEYLGSRATFTLGQFGGHAGRTLRVADMLPVSQPQLAACTTPAPVSEPQAMAAALVPEYGDLWRIGVLYGPHGAPDFFTQAAIDEFFASDWQVHYNSNRLGVRLVGPKPDWARADGGEAGLHPSNVHDCEYAIGAINFTGDFPVILTHDGPSLGGFVCPVTIARAELWKVGQVKPGDRIRFHPISAEEAVALEQAQARTIDTLRPAGIKTFPPVSLADTALGSATLLAARPATATTPRAVWRQAGDNYVLIEYGDNVMDLALRLRIYLLMNALQAQAVAGIEELSPGVRSLQVRYDSRVLSQSTLIALLLETETTLGDVSRLKVPSRIVWLPMAFEDSATLGAVERYRETVCDRAPWLPNNVDFLQRINGLADRDAVREILFDASYLILGLGDVYLGAPCAVPIDPRHRLLSSKYSPARTFTAEGTVGIGGMYMCIYGMDSPGGYQLVGRTLPIWNRYLHNPQFAEGQPWLLRFFDQVRFYPVSESELTQLRDDFRAGRATVRIEETQFDFAEHQRFLADNAPAIDAFRQRQSAAFEQEVALWAESDLTLPAGDQPLSDAAAQEEGAMPVQADLNGNIWKVLVQPGDEIAVGQTLVIVEAMKMELAIVAERAGRVKRIACVPGRPVSPGDTLLWLE; from the coding sequence ATGTTCCATACCGTTCTGATTGCCAACCGCGGTGAAATTGCCTGCCGCGCGATCCGCACCCTGAAACGTCTGGGGATTAAAAGCGTCGCGGTGTTCTCGGACGCCGACCGCAACGCGCTGCACGTTAAAGACGCCGACGAGGCGATCGCCCTCGGCGGCGACAAGGCCAGCGACAGCTATCTGCGCATTGATAAAATCCTTGCCGCCGCGGAGGCCAGCGGCGCGCAGGCGGTGTGGCCCGGCTACGGTTTTCTCTCCGAAAGCCTGGCCTTTGCCGACGCCTGTGAACAGGCCGGACTGGTGTTTATTGGCCCGACCGCGCAACAGATCGGCGAGTTCGGCCTGAAGCACCGGGCGCGGGAGCTGGCCGCCGAGGCCGGCGTACCGATGACGCCGGGCACCCCGCTGCTGGCCTCGCTCGACGCCGCGCTGCTGGCCGCCGCTGAGGTTGGCTATCCGGTGATGCTGAAAAGTACCGCCGGTGGCGGCGGTATCGGCCTGACCCGCTGTGCCGATGCGGCAGCGCTGAGCCAGGCCTGGGAGAGCGTGCGCCGCCTCGGCGAGCAGTTCTTCAGCGACGCCGGTGTGTTCCTTGAACGCTGCATCGATCGCGCCCGGCATATTGAAGTGCAGATCTTTGGTGACGGCCACGGCAAAGTCGTGGCACTGGGCGAGCGCGACTGCTCGCTACAGCGCCGTAACCAGAAAGTGGTGGAAGAGACCCCGGCTCCGCATCTGCCCGCCGCCACCCGCGACGCGCTGCTGGCCGCCGCGGTGCGCCTGGGTGAGCGGGTCAGCTACCGCAGCGCCGGCACGGTGGAATTTATCTACGACGCAGAGCAGGACGCGTTTTACTTCCTCGAAGTGAATACCCGCCTGCAGGTGGAGCACCCGGTAACCGAGTGCGTCACCGGGCTGGATCTGCTGGCCTGCATGCTGCAGGTGGCGGCCGGCGACGCCATCGACTGGGATCGTCTGCAGCAGCCGCCGCAGGGGGCCTCGATTGAAGTGCGGCTCTACGCCGAAGATCCGCTGAAAAACTTCCAGCCCAGCCCGGGCACCCTGACCCACGTCAGCTTCCCGCACGACGTGCGCGTTGACAGCGCGGTAGCCAGCGGCAGCGAGGTGTCGCCGTGGTACGACCCGATGATCGCCAAGCTGATCGTACACGCCGACACCCGCGAGGCGGCGCTGGAGAAAATGCAGGCGGCGCTGGCCGCCACCCAGCTGCACGGTATCGCCACCAACCTCGACTACCTGCGGCAGATCGTCGCCGCCGACGCGTTTCGCAGCGGCGAGGTGTGGACGCGCTGGCTCGACGGCTTCAGTGCCGCATCGCCGGTGATTGAGGTGCTGCAGCCCGGTACCTTCAGCACCGTTCAGGATTACCCCGGCCGCCTCGGCTACTGGGATATCGGCGTGCCGCCCTCCGGGCCGATGGATGACCAGGCGTTCCGGCTGGCCAACCGCATTGTTGGCAACCATGCCGCCGCCGCCGGGCTGGAGTTTACCCTGCAGGGCCCGACGCTGCGCTTCCACAGCGCGGCGCTGATCGCCCTGACCGGTGCCGACTGCCCGGCAGACCTTGACGGCCAGCCCGTGGCGTACTGGCAGCCGGTGCAGGTCAGGGCCGGGCAGACGCTGACGCTGGGCCGCGCACAGCAGGGCTGCCGCACCTATCTGGCGGTGAGAAACGGCCTTGACGTGCCCGAGTACCTCGGCAGCCGCGCCACCTTTACCCTCGGCCAGTTCGGCGGCCACGCCGGGCGCACGCTGCGGGTGGCAGATATGCTGCCCGTCTCGCAGCCGCAGCTGGCCGCCTGCACCACCCCGGCCCCGGTCAGCGAACCGCAGGCGATGGCGGCGGCGCTGGTGCCGGAGTACGGCGACCTGTGGCGCATCGGCGTGCTGTACGGCCCGCACGGCGCGCCGGACTTCTTTACCCAGGCCGCTATCGATGAATTTTTCGCCAGCGACTGGCAGGTGCATTACAACTCCAACCGGCTGGGGGTGCGGCTGGTCGGCCCGAAACCGGACTGGGCGCGCGCCGACGGCGGTGAAGCCGGGCTGCACCCCTCCAACGTGCACGACTGCGAATACGCCATCGGCGCGATCAACTTTACCGGCGACTTCCCGGTGATCCTCACCCATGACGGCCCGAGCCTCGGCGGGTTTGTCTGCCCGGTGACCATCGCCCGCGCCGAGCTGTGGAAAGTGGGCCAGGTGAAGCCGGGCGACCGCATTCGCTTCCACCCGATTAGCGCCGAAGAGGCGGTGGCGCTGGAACAGGCGCAGGCGCGAACCATTGACACACTGCGCCCGGCCGGCATCAAAACCTTCCCGCCGGTGTCGCTGGCCGATACCGCGCTCGGCTCGGCCACGCTGCTGGCCGCCCGCCCGGCAACCGCCACCACGCCACGCGCCGTCTGGCGCCAGGCCGGGGATAACTACGTGCTGATCGAGTACGGCGATAACGTGATGGACCTGGCGCTGCGCCTGCGCATTTACCTGCTGATGAACGCGCTGCAGGCGCAGGCGGTGGCCGGGATCGAAGAGCTGTCGCCGGGGGTACGTTCGCTGCAGGTGCGCTACGACAGCCGGGTGCTCAGCCAGAGCACGCTGATCGCCCTGCTGCTGGAGACCGAAACCACGCTGGGTGACGTCAGCCGGCTAAAGGTTCCGTCACGCATCGTCTGGCTGCCGATGGCCTTTGAAGACAGCGCCACCCTCGGCGCGGTGGAGCGCTACCGGGAGACCGTCTGCGACCGCGCGCCCTGGCTGCCCAACAACGTCGATTTTCTGCAGCGCATCAACGGCCTGGCCGATCGCGACGCGGTGCGCGAGATCCTGTTCGACGCCAGCTATCTGATCCTCGGCCTCGGCGACGTCTATCTCGGTGCGCCCTGCGCGGTGCCGATCGATCCGCGCCACCGCCTGCTCAGCTCCAAATACAGCCCGGCGCGCACCTTTACCGCCGAAGGCACCGTCGGCATCGGCGGCATGTATATGTGCATCTACGGCATGGACTCCCCCGGCGGCTATCAGCTGGTCGGCCGCACCCTGCCGATCTGGAACCGCTATCTGCATAACCCGCAGTTTGCCGAAGGTCAGCCGTGGCTGCTGCGCTTCTTTGACCAGGTGCGTTTCTACCCGGTCAGCGAAAGCGAGCTGACGCAGCTGCGCGACGATTTCCGCGCCGGGCGTGCCACGGTGCGCATTGAAGAGACGCAGTTTGATTTTGCCGAACATCAGCGTTTCCTGGCCGACAACGCCCCGGCGATCGACGCCTTCCGCCAGCGCCAGAGCGCGGCGTTTGAGCAGGAGGTGGCGCTGTGGGCGGAGAGCGATCTGACCCTGCCTGCCGGGGACCAGCCGCTCAGCGACGCGGCAGCGCAGGAGGAGGGAGCCATGCCGGTGCAGGCCGATCTCAACGGCAATATCTGGAAGGTGCTGGTGCAGCCGGGCGACGAAATCGCGGTCGGCCAGACGCTGGTGATCGTTGAGGCGATGAAGATGGAGCTGGCGATCGTGGCTGAACGGGCCGGACGCGTGAAGCGCATCGCCTGCGTCCCCGGTCGTCCGGTCAGCCCGGGCGATACCCTGCTGTGGCTGGAGTAA
- a CDS encoding GntR family transcriptional regulator: protein MTTAATRGKARPEALAERVYQALKNDIFEFRLMPGDRFSENAIAERLSVSRTPVRQALFRLEREGYVEVWFRSGWQVRPFDFAWFDELYDLRTVLECEALRRLCALPAARCASLLRDQQQFWCGQPPLSDGKSVSLLDEAFHQALVVAAGNQQMALVHAELTEKIRIIRRLDFTRDDRIAATYHEHALILGAVFRQQSEEAQQILTDHIAVSRAEVRNITLHRLQQARLQTTD from the coding sequence ATGACCACCGCCGCCACGCGCGGCAAAGCGCGCCCGGAGGCGCTGGCCGAACGGGTCTATCAGGCGCTGAAAAACGACATCTTTGAGTTTCGTCTGATGCCCGGCGACCGCTTCAGTGAAAACGCCATCGCCGAACGGCTCTCCGTCAGCCGCACGCCGGTGCGCCAGGCGCTGTTCCGGCTGGAACGCGAGGGTTACGTCGAAGTGTGGTTCCGCAGCGGCTGGCAGGTCAGGCCGTTCGACTTCGCCTGGTTCGACGAACTGTACGACCTGCGCACGGTGCTGGAGTGCGAGGCGCTGCGCCGCCTGTGCGCCCTGCCCGCCGCGCGGTGCGCCAGCCTGCTGCGCGACCAGCAGCAGTTCTGGTGCGGGCAGCCGCCGCTCAGCGATGGCAAAAGCGTCTCGCTGCTCGATGAGGCGTTTCATCAGGCGCTGGTGGTGGCCGCCGGTAACCAGCAGATGGCGCTGGTTCACGCGGAACTGACTGAAAAAATTCGCATTATCCGTCGTCTGGACTTCACCCGCGACGACCGTATTGCGGCGACGTATCACGAACACGCGCTGATCCTCGGCGCTGTTTTCCGCCAGCAGAGTGAGGAGGCACAGCAGATACTGACTGACCATATCGCCGTCAGCAGAGCAGAAGTCAGGAACATTACCTTACACCGGCTGCAGCAGGCCCGGTTGCAAACCACCGACTAA
- the urtA gene encoding urea ABC transporter substrate-binding protein: MKRRTLLKAFALSATVVSMGLSWGVQAADTIRVGIMHSLSGTMAISETPLKDVALMTIDEINARGGVLGKKLEPVVVDPASNWPLFAEKARQLLSQDKAAVVFGCWTSVSRKSVLPVFEELNGLLFYPVQYEGEEMSPNVFYTGAAPNQQAIPAVEYLMSEDGGSARRFFLLGTDYVYPRTTNKILRAFLHSKGVKESDIEEVYTPFGYSDYQTIVANIKKFAAGGKTAVISTVNGDSNVPFYKELANQGVKATDIPVMAFSVGEEELRGIDTKPLVGQLAAWNYFESLDNPTNKQFVAAWRAYAKAHKLPNADTVVTNDPMEATWAGIHMWAQAVEKAGTTDVDKVRAAMAGQTVTAPDGFTLTMDATNHHLHKPVMIGEVEENGQFNVVWQTDKPVRAQPWSPYIAGNDKKSDSPVKTVQ; encoded by the coding sequence ATGAAGAGACGTACGTTGCTTAAGGCTTTTGCACTTTCCGCCACCGTGGTCAGTATGGGACTTTCCTGGGGCGTGCAGGCGGCTGACACCATCAGAGTCGGCATTATGCACTCCCTCTCCGGCACCATGGCGATTTCGGAGACGCCGCTGAAGGACGTGGCGCTGATGACCATCGACGAGATCAACGCCAGAGGCGGCGTATTAGGCAAAAAGCTGGAGCCGGTGGTGGTTGACCCGGCCTCCAACTGGCCGCTGTTTGCTGAAAAAGCGCGCCAGCTGCTGAGCCAGGATAAAGCGGCGGTGGTGTTTGGCTGCTGGACCTCGGTGTCGCGTAAGTCGGTGCTGCCGGTATTTGAAGAGCTGAACGGGCTGCTGTTCTACCCGGTGCAGTATGAAGGGGAAGAGATGTCGCCGAACGTGTTCTACACCGGCGCGGCACCGAACCAGCAGGCGATCCCGGCGGTGGAGTACCTGATGAGCGAGGATGGCGGCAGCGCCAGACGCTTCTTCCTGCTGGGCACCGACTACGTCTACCCGCGCACCACCAACAAGATCCTGCGCGCCTTCCTGCACAGCAAAGGCGTGAAGGAGAGCGATATCGAGGAGGTCTATACGCCGTTTGGTTACAGCGACTATCAGACCATCGTCGCCAATATCAAGAAGTTCGCGGCGGGCGGTAAAACGGCGGTGATCTCGACGGTGAACGGTGACTCCAACGTGCCGTTCTACAAAGAGCTGGCGAACCAGGGCGTTAAGGCGACCGATATCCCGGTGATGGCCTTCTCGGTGGGCGAAGAGGAGCTGCGCGGCATCGATACCAAACCGCTGGTCGGCCAGCTGGCGGCCTGGAACTACTTCGAATCGCTGGATAACCCGACCAACAAACAGTTCGTCGCCGCCTGGCGTGCTTACGCCAAAGCGCACAAGCTGCCGAACGCCGACACCGTGGTGACTAACGATCCGATGGAAGCCACCTGGGCAGGCATTCATATGTGGGCACAGGCGGTTGAAAAAGCCGGCACCACCGACGTCGATAAGGTGCGCGCGGCGATGGCCGGGCAGACCGTCACCGCACCGGATGGCTTTACGCTGACCATGGACGCCACCAACCACCACCTGCACAAGCCGGTGATGATTGGCGAAGTGGAAGAGAACGGCCAGTTCAACGTGGTGTGGCAGACCGATAAACCGGTACGCGCCCAGCCGTGGAGCCCGTATATCGCCGGCAATGACAAAAAGTCCGACAGCCCGGTGAAAACCGTGCAGTAG
- the urtB gene encoding urea ABC transporter permease subunit UrtB, with amino-acid sequence MTIRLFFISLLLLPLLARAGDGASFAAASRSQQAALLQQWAAAPEASRLPLLNALRAESVVTDASHQPFNQAGDRLLPLDSAAQPNGETKKLFMNNRLRGLIAGALAAHQLVSPDAEVRLRAARQLQNDAAADQLPLLTRRLSTERDPRVQAALGLAIATRNLHDGDALVRLQAVKLLAASGDPAMQASLQRLTQPGAEPEAMVRDAAADGLQQLKDSLKWGDLLGQAFSGLSLGSILLLAALGLAITYGLLGVINMAHGEMLMLGAYATWAVQNLFQQFAPQWLAWYPLLALPVAFFITAAIGMLLERTVIRHLYGRPLETLLATWGISLMLIQLVRMLSGAQNLEVANPPWLSGGLQVLPNLVLPWNRIAVILFVIAVLVLTWLLLNRTRLGMNVRAVTQNRAMADCCGVPTGRVDMLAFGLGSGIAGLGGVALSQLGNVGPELGQGYIIDSFLVVVLGGVGQLAGTVVAALGLGILNKVLEPQVGAVLGKILILMLIVLFIQKRPQGLFAMKGRVTD; translated from the coding sequence ATGACAATACGTCTGTTCTTTATCAGCCTGCTGCTGCTGCCTCTGCTGGCGCGTGCGGGCGACGGTGCCAGCTTCGCGGCGGCCAGCCGCAGCCAGCAGGCAGCGCTGCTGCAGCAGTGGGCGGCCGCGCCGGAGGCCAGCCGCCTGCCGCTGCTGAATGCGCTCAGGGCCGAAAGCGTAGTGACCGATGCCAGCCATCAGCCGTTTAACCAGGCCGGCGATCGCCTGCTGCCGCTGGACAGCGCCGCGCAGCCGAACGGTGAAACTAAAAAGCTGTTTATGAACAACCGACTGCGCGGGCTGATTGCCGGCGCACTGGCCGCCCACCAGCTGGTCAGCCCGGACGCAGAAGTACGCCTGCGCGCCGCGCGTCAGCTGCAAAACGACGCCGCAGCCGACCAGCTGCCGCTGCTGACCCGGCGCCTGAGCACAGAGCGCGATCCGCGGGTGCAGGCGGCGCTGGGCCTGGCGATCGCAACCCGCAACCTGCACGACGGCGATGCGCTGGTGCGGCTGCAGGCGGTGAAACTGCTCGCGGCCTCCGGTGACCCGGCGATGCAGGCCAGCCTGCAGCGGCTGACGCAGCCGGGCGCGGAGCCGGAGGCGATGGTGCGTGACGCCGCCGCCGACGGCCTGCAACAGCTTAAAGACAGCCTGAAATGGGGCGACCTGCTCGGCCAGGCCTTCAGCGGCCTGTCGCTCGGCTCGATCCTGCTGCTGGCGGCGCTCGGCCTCGCCATCACCTACGGCCTGCTCGGGGTGATCAATATGGCGCACGGCGAGATGCTGATGCTCGGTGCCTACGCCACCTGGGCGGTGCAGAACCTGTTTCAGCAGTTTGCGCCGCAGTGGCTGGCGTGGTACCCGCTGCTGGCGCTGCCGGTGGCCTTTTTCATCACCGCCGCCATCGGCATGCTGCTGGAGCGGACGGTGATCCGTCATCTGTACGGCCGCCCGCTGGAGACGCTGCTGGCCACCTGGGGCATCAGCCTGATGCTGATCCAGCTGGTGCGCATGCTGTCTGGCGCGCAGAACCTGGAAGTGGCCAATCCGCCGTGGCTCTCCGGCGGCCTGCAGGTGCTGCCGAACCTGGTGCTGCCGTGGAACCGCATCGCGGTGATCCTGTTTGTGATTGCGGTGCTGGTGCTGACCTGGCTGCTGCTCAACCGCACGCGGCTGGGGATGAACGTCCGCGCCGTCACCCAGAACCGGGCGATGGCCGACTGCTGCGGCGTGCCCACCGGCCGCGTCGACATGCTGGCGTTTGGCCTCGGTTCCGGCATTGCCGGGCTGGGCGGCGTGGCGCTGTCGCAGCTGGGCAACGTCGGGCCGGAGCTGGGCCAGGGCTATATCATCGACTCCTTCCTGGTGGTGGTGCTTGGCGGGGTCGGCCAGCTGGCGGGCACCGTGGTCGCCGCGCTCGGCCTCGGTATTCTCAACAAGGTGCTGGAGCCGCAGGTCGGCGCGGTGCTGGGCAAAATCCTGATCCTGATGCTGATCGTGCTGTTTATTCAGAAACGACCGCAGGGGCTGTTTGCTATGAAAGGAAGGGTGACGGACTGA
- the urtC gene encoding urea ABC transporter permease subunit UrtC, producing the protein MAQPLTLKLARRAPRMTTILALLAGLALLLLPFLALLPAAHPLALSAYTLTLVGKILCYAIVAVALDLVWGYAGLLSLGHGLFFALGGYAMGMYLMRQAAGDGLPAFMSFLSWSELPWFWAGTQHFAWALCLIVLVPGLLALLFGFFAFRSRIKGVYFSIMTQALTYAGMLLFFRNETGFGGNNGFTGFTTLLGFNVTATGTRIGLFIATVLLLAASLALCFALARSRFGRVLTAVRDAENRLTFCGYNPAGFKLFVWTLSAVLCGLAGALYVPQVGIINPGEMSPTNSIEAAIWVALGGRGTLIGPLLGAAVVNGAKSWFTVAFPEVWLLFLGLMFILVTLFLPTGIIGLLRRRKND; encoded by the coding sequence ATGGCACAACCGCTGACGTTAAAACTGGCGCGCCGCGCGCCGCGCATGACGACGATCCTCGCGCTGCTGGCCGGGCTGGCCCTGCTGCTGCTGCCGTTTCTGGCGCTGCTGCCGGCCGCTCACCCGCTGGCGCTCTCCGCTTACACCCTGACCCTGGTGGGCAAAATTCTCTGCTACGCCATCGTCGCGGTAGCGCTGGACCTGGTGTGGGGCTACGCCGGGCTGCTGTCGCTGGGGCACGGGCTGTTCTTCGCGCTGGGCGGCTACGCGATGGGCATGTATCTGATGCGCCAGGCGGCCGGTGACGGCCTGCCGGCCTTTATGTCGTTCCTGTCGTGGAGCGAGCTGCCGTGGTTCTGGGCCGGCACGCAGCATTTTGCCTGGGCGCTGTGCCTGATTGTGCTGGTGCCGGGGCTGCTGGCGCTGCTGTTTGGCTTCTTCGCCTTCCGTTCGCGGATCAAGGGCGTCTACTTCTCGATTATGACCCAGGCGCTGACTTACGCCGGCATGCTGCTGTTTTTCCGCAACGAGACCGGCTTTGGCGGCAACAACGGCTTTACCGGTTTTACCACCCTGCTGGGCTTTAACGTCACCGCCACCGGCACGCGGATCGGGCTGTTTATCGCCACCGTCCTGCTGCTGGCGGCCAGCCTGGCGCTGTGCTTCGCGCTGGCGCGCAGCAGGTTTGGCCGGGTGCTGACCGCCGTGCGCGACGCCGAAAACCGCCTGACGTTCTGCGGCTATAATCCGGCCGGCTTTAAGCTGTTCGTCTGGACGCTGTCGGCGGTGCTGTGCGGGCTGGCCGGGGCGCTGTACGTGCCGCAGGTCGGCATTATTAACCCGGGCGAGATGTCCCCCACCAACTCGATCGAGGCCGCCATCTGGGTGGCGCTGGGCGGGCGCGGCACGCTGATTGGCCCGCTGCTCGGCGCGGCGGTGGTCAACGGCGCAAAAAGCTGGTTTACCGTCGCCTTCCCCGAAGTCTGGCTGCTGTTCCTCGGCCTGATGTTTATTCTGGTCACGCTGTTCCTGCCAACCGGCATCATCGGCCTGCTGCGCCGGAGGAAAAATGACTGA
- the urtD gene encoding urea ABC transporter ATP-binding protein UrtD, which translates to MTDLPYTQAHPADRYRHQADPLLQLDKVNVTFDGFRALTDLSLQIGAGELRCIIGPNGAGKTTLMDVITGKTRPDNGQIIYDQQQDLTRLSPVEIARRGIGRKFQKPTVFEALSVFENLEIALKGDKSVWACLRARLSGEQRDRIDEVLTLLRLSSQQQRQAGLLSHGQKQFLEIGMLLVQQPHLLLLDEPAAGMTDAETEYTAELFRSLAGRHSLMVVEHDMGFVETIADRVTVLHQGQVLAEGSLREVQANEQVIDVYLGR; encoded by the coding sequence ATGACTGACTTACCCTATACCCAGGCGCACCCCGCCGACCGCTACCGCCATCAGGCCGACCCGCTGCTGCAGCTGGACAAGGTCAACGTTACCTTTGACGGCTTTCGCGCGCTGACCGACCTGTCGCTGCAGATTGGCGCTGGCGAGCTGCGCTGCATTATCGGGCCCAACGGCGCGGGGAAAACCACGCTGATGGACGTGATCACCGGCAAAACGCGGCCGGACAACGGCCAGATTATTTATGACCAGCAGCAGGATCTGACCCGGCTCTCGCCGGTAGAGATTGCCCGCCGCGGTATCGGCCGCAAGTTCCAGAAACCGACGGTGTTTGAGGCGCTGTCGGTGTTTGAGAACCTGGAGATCGCGCTGAAGGGCGATAAGTCGGTGTGGGCCTGCCTGCGCGCGCGGCTCAGCGGCGAACAGCGGGACCGTATCGACGAGGTGCTGACGCTGCTGCGCCTCTCCAGCCAGCAGCAGCGCCAGGCCGGGCTGCTGTCGCACGGGCAAAAACAGTTTCTGGAGATCGGTATGCTGCTGGTGCAGCAGCCGCACCTGCTGCTGCTGGATGAACCGGCGGCGGGCATGACCGATGCCGAAACCGAGTACACCGCCGAGCTGTTTCGCAGCCTGGCCGGGCGGCACTCGCTGATGGTGGTCGAGCACGATATGGGCTTTGTCGAAACCATTGCCGATCGGGTTACGGTGCTGCATCAGGGGCAGGTGCTGGCGGAGGGTTCGTTGCGCGAGGTGCAGGCCAACGAGCAGGTGATTGACGTTTATCTGGGGCGCTAA
- the urtE gene encoding urea ABC transporter ATP-binding subunit UrtE: MLQVSELNQYYGGSHILRGLSFEVKVGEITCLLGRNGVGKTTLLKCLMGLIPAKSGEIRWQDRVINGRKPHQRVQAGMAYVPQGRDIFPRLTVEENLLMGLSRFPAAGARRVPDEIWQLFPVLHEMRQRRGGDLSGGQQQQLAIGRALACRPQLLILDEPTEGIQPSVIKEIGTVIRQLAQRGDMAILLVEQFYDFAAELADSYLVMSRGDIVQRGSGSTMEQDGVRGLVAI, from the coding sequence ATGTTACAGGTGTCTGAACTGAATCAGTATTATGGTGGCAGCCACATTCTGCGTGGCCTGTCATTTGAAGTAAAGGTGGGTGAAATCACCTGCCTGCTGGGCCGCAACGGCGTCGGAAAAACCACCCTGCTGAAGTGCCTGATGGGGCTGATCCCGGCGAAATCCGGTGAAATTCGCTGGCAGGATCGGGTGATCAACGGCCGTAAGCCGCACCAGCGCGTGCAGGCAGGAATGGCTTACGTGCCGCAGGGCCGTGATATCTTTCCACGGCTGACGGTCGAGGAGAACCTGCTGATGGGCCTGTCACGCTTCCCGGCCGCCGGGGCCAGACGGGTTCCCGACGAGATCTGGCAGCTGTTTCCGGTACTGCATGAGATGAGGCAGCGGCGCGGCGGCGATCTCTCCGGCGGCCAGCAGCAGCAGCTGGCGATTGGCCGCGCCCTCGCCTGTCGGCCACAGCTGCTGATCCTTGACGAACCGACGGAGGGGATCCAGCCTTCGGTGATCAAAGAGATCGGCACGGTGATCCGCCAGCTGGCACAGCGTGGCGATATGGCGATCCTGCTGGTTGAGCAGTTCTACGACTTTGCCGCCGAACTGGCCGACAGCTATCTGGTGATGTCACGCGGGGATATCGTGCAGCGCGGCAGCGGCAGCACCATGGAGCAGGACGGCGTGCGCGGGCTGGTGGCGATATAG
- a CDS encoding DUF1640 domain-containing protein yields MNQRITKVEKQVAGLATDMAVMKANSVTRHHVDCLEAGMRQLIAGLRTELRLSISDLKDQMHASTSGLRDEICNSTSGMRDEMRNSASGLRTEMQTSTFRLKDEIQTSTYRLRDEMQTSAFSLGTEMQNSAAKLKSEIHDLMLTQTRWFCSVLLLALATGLWCAKLIF; encoded by the coding sequence ATGAACCAACGTATAACCAAAGTTGAAAAGCAGGTTGCCGGACTGGCGACAGATATGGCCGTGATGAAAGCGAACAGCGTTACCCGGCATCATGTCGATTGCCTTGAGGCCGGGATGCGCCAGTTAATAGCCGGGCTGAGAACTGAACTGCGTCTTTCCATATCCGATCTGAAAGATCAAATGCACGCCTCAACATCCGGGCTAAGAGATGAAATATGCAACTCAACATCCGGGATGAGAGATGAGATGCGCAACTCAGCATCCGGACTGAGAACTGAAATGCAGACCTCAACATTCAGACTCAAAGATGAGATACAGACCTCAACATACAGACTGAGAGATGAGATGCAGACCTCAGCATTCTCGCTGGGAACTGAAATGCAGAACTCAGCGGCAAAATTGAAAAGTGAAATACACGACCTGATGCTTACTCAAACCCGCTGGTTTTGTAGTGTGCTGCTTCTCGCCCTGGCGACCGGCCTCTGGTGCGCTAAGTTGATTTTTTAG
- a CDS encoding type II toxin-antitoxin system HicA family toxin, whose translation MKSSDLIRELALAGCEIKRNTGGSHQIWWSPLSGKTFPVPHPKKDLPIGTVRSIKKLAGI comes from the coding sequence ATGAAGTCGAGCGATTTAATCAGGGAACTGGCGCTGGCCGGCTGCGAGATCAAACGTAATACCGGCGGCAGTCATCAGATCTGGTGGTCCCCGCTCAGCGGGAAAACCTTTCCGGTGCCGCATCCGAAGAAGGATTTACCGATCGGCACGGTCAGATCGATTAAGAAACTGGCGGGAATATAG